ACCACATCGCGTGATCCAGGGACGCCACCTGCAGATGCTCGCGCTCGTCGAGGTGGGTGACCTGGGCCGATCCCAGCAGCGTGAGGTCGCTCATGTAGGCCAGCGCGCAGATGTGCAGCACCGGGTCGTCGGGCAGCGGGTCGCGGTGCCGGAACCACACCTGCTGGGTCGAGGCCTTGCCCGGGCCCGGCTGCAGTTGCTCCCGCGGCACGATGCAGATGTCCCACTCCTCGAACTGCTTGAATCCGGCGTCGTCGAACACCTTCATCGAACTCAGTTCCGGCAGGCCGTCCGGCGGTGGCGCGGACGGCATGGCGTCCTGGTGGTTGATGCCCTCCTGATCGGTCTGGAACGACGCCGACATGGAGAAGATGGTTTGCCCGTGCTGGATGGCGTTGACCCGCCGGGTGCAGAACGAGCCGCCGTCGCGGATGCGTTCGACGATGAACACGGTGGGCGCCTTGGCGTCGCCGGGCCGGATGAAGTAGCCGTGCAGCGAGTGCACCAGGAAGCCGGGCTCGACCGTGCGCACCGCCGACACCAGCGACTGACCGGCCACATGGCCGCCGAACGTGCGCTGGAAATGGCCCGAGTCCGGGCTGAACACACGTCCGCGATAGATGTTGACCTCGAGTTGCTCGAGATCGAGGATCTGTTCGATCGCCACGGAATGTTCTTACCAGCCGCGCTGTGCGAGGCGGTGCGGCTCCGCGATCTCCTCGACGTTGATACCGACCATCGCCTCGCCCAGCCCGCGCGACACCTTGGCCAGCACGTCGGGGTCGTCGTAGAACGTGGTGGCCTTGACGATCGCGGCGGCGCGTTGCGCCGGATCGCCGGACTTGAAGATGCCCGATCCGACGAACACCCCCTCGGCACCGAGCTGCATCATCATCGCCGCATCGGCGGGCGTGGCGATGCCGCCGGCGGTGAACAGTGTCACCGGCAACTTTCCGGCCCGAGCCACCTCGACAACCAGGTCGTAGGGGGCCTGCAATTCCTTTGCCGCAACAAACAATTCGTCCTCCGACAGCGACGTCAGCCGGCGGATCTCGCCGCCGATGGCGCGCATGTGCGTGGTGGCGTTGGACACATCGCCGGTGCCGGCTTCGCCCTTGGAGCGGATCATCGCCGCGCCTTCGGCGATGCGCCGCAACGCCTCGCCCAGGTTGGTGGCCCCGCACACGAACGGCACGGTGAACTTCCACTTGTCGATGTGGTGGGTGTAGTCGGCCGGAGTCAGCACCTCAGACTCGTCGATGTAGTCCACGCCGAGGCTCTGCAGGATCTGCGCCTCGACGAAGTGCCCGATGCGGGCCTTAGCCATCACCGGGATGGTGACCGCCTCGATGATGCCCTCGATCATGTCGGGGTCACTCATCCGCGAGACGCCGCCCTGGGCGCGGATGTCGGCGGGCACCCGCTCCAGCGCCATGACGGCCACCGCGCCCGCTCCTTCGGCGATGCGGGCCTGCTCAGGGGTGACGACGTCCATGATGACGCCGCCCTTGAGCATCTCGGCCATGCCGCGTTTGACGCGGGCGGTTCCGGTCTGGGCCCCGTTCTGCTGGGTGTTCACTACGCTCCTCGGCTCTGGATTCCGGGGTTCAGTCTAGTGGTCACCGGCAAATCGAACTTCCCGCTGTTCTGCTGCACACCTGCCGGACCTGGCATAAGGTCGCTTTGCTGCTCGACGCCTGGACGGTTGCGATGAACTTCACCGTGTTGCCGCCGGAACTCAATTCGACGCGCATCTTCGCCGGCGCGGGCCCGGGTCCGTTGCTGGGCGCGGCCGCTTCCTGGGACGGCCTGGCCGTGGAGTTGGATGCCGCGGCCCGCTCGTTCGCCTCGGTCACCGCGGGATTGGCCGATGGGTCCTGGCAGGGCCCGGCTATGCAGGCGATGACCCGCGCCGCCGCCCCCTATCTGGCCTGGTTGACGACGGCAGCGACGCAGGCCGAGCGAGCGGCTGCGCAGGCACGAACGGCAGCGGATGCGTTCGAGGCGGCGCAAACGAACATCGTGCATCCGGCAGCGGTGGCCACCAACCGCTCTGCCCTGGTGTCGCTGGTGGCGACCAACCTGCTCGGCCAGAACGCACCCGCGATCGCGGCCGCCGAGGCCGCCTACGAGCAGATGTGGGCCGCCGACGTGGCGGTCATGGCCGGCTACCACGCCGCCGCGTCGGAGGTGGTCACCCAGCTCGCCCGGGCCTACGCCGCGACGGGACTGCCCGCACTCACCATCGACTGGCAGCACGGCACGTTCAACCTCGGTAGCGGCAACACCGGCGTCGACAACATCGGCTTCGGCAACACCGGTAACGGCAACATCGGCGTTTCCAACCGCGGCGACTTCAACATCGGGATCGGCAACATCGGTAACGGACTTGTCGGCATCGGGCTGCCCGGCGACGGCAACGTCGGCGTCCGGATCATCGACGAAGGCCAGATGGGTACCGGCACCCCGACGACCACCGCGCTGATCATGGGCGGAACCGGCCTCAGCCCGCTGCCCTGGAAGGGCCTGATCCCGATGGCCGAGAGTTTCATCGGCCCGAACCATCCGACGTATGCGGCCCAGTTCCTGGTGACGCCGTCCAAGCTGTTTCCGCTCACCGGGCCCACCAGCCTGACCCTGGACGCATCGGTGGCCGCGGGCGTGCAATACCTGAATAGCGCGATCATGGACCTGCACGCCGCGGGACAGCACACCATCGTCTACGGGCTGTCGCAGAGTTCCGTGGTGGCCTCGATGGAGATGCGTTACCTGCAGTCGCTGCCCGCCGGCGTGCGTCCGGGCACCGACGAGCTGTCCTTCGTCCTGACCGCCAACCCCGACCGCCCCAACGGTGGCCTGCTGGCGCGACTGCCAGGCTTTTCGATTCCGTTCATCGGCTTCACGTTCAACGGCGCGACGCCGGCCAACGCCTACCCCACCGTCGATTACGCGATCCAGTACGACGGCGCCGCCGACTTCCCGAAGTACCCGCTGAACGTGTTCGCGACGGCCAACGCGCTGCTGGGTTTCGCGCTCATCCACCCTTCGTACAGTCTGACGGCCGCCCAGCTGGCGTCGGGAATAGTGCAGCCGGTGTCGCCGGGCAGCCTGACCACCTACATCCTGATCCCCACCCACGATCTGCCGCTGTTGGCGCCGCTACGCGCCCTGCCGGTGCTG
The nucleotide sequence above comes from Mycobacterium kiyosense. Encoded proteins:
- the tesB2 gene encoding acyl-CoA thioesterase II, producing MAIEQILDLEQLEVNIYRGRVFSPDSGHFQRTFGGHVAGQSLVSAVRTVEPGFLVHSLHGYFIRPGDAKAPTVFIVERIRDGGSFCTRRVNAIQHGQTIFSMSASFQTDQEGINHQDAMPSAPPPDGLPELSSMKVFDDAGFKQFEEWDICIVPREQLQPGPGKASTQQVWFRHRDPLPDDPVLHICALAYMSDLTLLGSAQVTHLDEREHLQVASLDHAMWFMRMFRADEWLLYDQSSPSACGGRALCQGKIFNQSGEMVAAVMQEGLTRFPRDYQLNPR
- the PPE42 gene encoding putative PPE family protein PPE42, which encodes MLLDAWTVAMNFTVLPPELNSTRIFAGAGPGPLLGAAASWDGLAVELDAAARSFASVTAGLADGSWQGPAMQAMTRAAAPYLAWLTTAATQAERAAAQARTAADAFEAAQTNIVHPAAVATNRSALVSLVATNLLGQNAPAIAAAEAAYEQMWAADVAVMAGYHAAASEVVTQLARAYAATGLPALTIDWQHGTFNLGSGNTGVDNIGFGNTGNGNIGVSNRGDFNIGIGNIGNGLVGIGLPGDGNVGVRIIDEGQMGTGTPTTTALIMGGTGLSPLPWKGLIPMAESFIGPNHPTYAAQFLVTPSKLFPLTGPTSLTLDASVAAGVQYLNSAIMDLHAAGQHTIVYGLSQSSVVASMEMRYLQSLPAGVRPGTDELSFVLTANPDRPNGGLLARLPGFSIPFIGFTFNGATPANAYPTVDYAIQYDGAADFPKYPLNVFATANALLGFALIHPSYSLTAAQLASGIVQPVSPGSLTTYILIPTHDLPLLAPLRALPVLGNPLADLIQPDLRVLVELGYDRTGFQDVATPFALFPQVDPAVVLSQLGQGAVQGFSDALGDLGLLR
- the pdxS gene encoding pyridoxal 5'-phosphate synthase subunit PdxS yields the protein MNTQQNGAQTGTARVKRGMAEMLKGGVIMDVVTPEQARIAEGAGAVAVMALERVPADIRAQGGVSRMSDPDMIEGIIEAVTIPVMAKARIGHFVEAQILQSLGVDYIDESEVLTPADYTHHIDKWKFTVPFVCGATNLGEALRRIAEGAAMIRSKGEAGTGDVSNATTHMRAIGGEIRRLTSLSEDELFVAAKELQAPYDLVVEVARAGKLPVTLFTAGGIATPADAAMMMQLGAEGVFVGSGIFKSGDPAQRAAAIVKATTFYDDPDVLAKVSRGLGEAMVGINVEEIAEPHRLAQRGW